A genomic stretch from Oreochromis niloticus isolate F11D_XX linkage group LG11, O_niloticus_UMD_NMBU, whole genome shotgun sequence includes:
- the LOC109194359 gene encoding carcinoembryonic antigen-related cell adhesion molecule 20 encodes MASVTVTSCWKSLLLVALMGVPGLGTKVQISWIGRVTAGSPTTFTCSSNCFPNCIYTWSFKASTVNGSTLTWTPDGLDDTVKLQCTVFNPQTGVYTSTDTIVEITNQMSVQVSPLNTVPSLNQSLNLICSDARFGDPQGLSDLVWYKDGQEVTLRENMWLQQNNLTLHFDSLLPSDAGFYQCQTYLPTSQTRVVSLGYLLSYDQWNVSISGPDTVFPGQLSEFTCLTSCTLNVECTVTWEFRGGFPVGTYFSINKNVVKWTPSLPGTFQNFTCVAKNKAAGRSAEATKMVEVKDIPISGSEAMQLSGLFAGILSLGLWVL; translated from the exons ATGGCGAGTGTTACTGTGACATCCTGTTGGAAGAGTCTTCTGCTGGTGGCACTTATGG GTGTACCAGGTTTGGGGACCAAGGTGCAGATTTCTTGGATTGGCAGGGTGACAGCCGGTTCCCCCACTACTTTCACATGCTCATCTAATTGTTTTCCAAACTGCATCTACACCTGGTCCTTTAAGGCCAGCACAGTCAATGGGAGCACGTTAACTTGGACACCAGATGGACTGGATGATACAGTGAAACTGCAATGCACTGTCTTCAATCCACAAACAGGAGTCTACACAAGTACTGACACCATTGTAGAAATTACAA atCAAATGTCTGTACAGGTCAGTCCGCTGAACACTGTCCCATCTCTCAACCAGTCACTAAATCTCATCTGCAGTGATGCCAGATTTGGTGATCCACAAGGTCTATCAGACCTGGTCTGGTATAAAGATGGACAAGAGGTGACCCTGCGTGAAAATATGtggcttcagcaaaacaacctCACACTTCACTTTGACTCACTGCTGCCCTCTGATGCTGGTTTCTACCAGTGTCAAACTTATCTGCCTACATCACAGACAAGAGTTGTCAGCCTGGGCTATCTGCTCAGCT ATGATCAGTGGAACGTCAGCATTAGTGGACCTGACACTGTGTTTCCTGGTCAGTTAAGTGAGTTCACCTGCCTGACTAGCTGCACCTTAAATGTGGAATGCACCGTCACGTGGGAGTTCAGGGGAGGTTTCCCTGTTGGAACCTACTTTTCCATCAACAAAAATGTGGTCAAGTGGACTCCTTCACTACCTGGGACTTTTCAGAACTTCACCTGCGTTGCAAAGAATAAAGCTGCTGGACGTTCTGCTGAGGCCACCAAGATGGTAGAAGTTAAAG ATATCCCAATCTCTGGATCAGAGGCGATGCAGCTCAGTGGACTATTTGCAGGAATCCTCAGTCTGGGACTGTGGGTCCTCTAG
- the LOC102082478 gene encoding HEPACAM family member 2, with translation MNTGNCSVIQHILTDVKAGSREYPQILFITARFKVSERILRSLMESPVVFILFLATLTFTDLAHSQTIYASKNPVAVGSSVTLSSNVTSGGWLFNGRLIVITLNKTYDISSTWKDRVTFNTNTSSLTINPVTLKDSGSYVLENLVDGSFSQLTLLVEEPIQSVMIKNKTIPINTKNFTLTCEVVGSYDTIYWMKDNMKLNTNTSSNGPSMSYQIENNTLLFTPVTLNSEGAYQCVATNKAGYRVSLQYNLLVNYGPLNVTISSASVSMAMTLICTADSRPVCDFYWFFNNLSTPLQKGPMIVFPKTTPNMGTYICQAQNPLTNETMYKNFTVTAHAPAIHFPYQGSLMMMVLFAFSAPVLFN, from the exons ATGAACACAGGGAACTGCAGTGTTATACAGCATATATTGACTGATGTGAAGGCAGGAAGCAGAGAATATCCCCAGATTTTATTCATCACAGCCAGATTCAAAGTTAGTGAGAGGATACTAAGGAGCTTAATGGAGTCTCCAGTGGTGTTCATCCTGTTCTTGGCCACACTGACTTTTACAg ATCTGGCACACAGCCAGACTATATATGCGTCTAAGAACCCCGTCGCAGTGGGAAGCAGTGTTACACTCAGCAGCAATGTCACATCAGGCGGATGGCTATTCAACGGCCGCCTGATTGTCATAACACTAAACAAAACATATGACATATCCAGCACCTGGAAAGACAGAGTAACATTTAACACAAATACTTCATCACTGACAATAAACCCAGTAACATTGAAAGACTCTGGAAGCTACGTACTGGAGAACCTAGTGGATGGATCTTTTTCTCAATTAACACTTTTAGTTGAAG AGCCCATACAGTCAGTGATGATCAAAAACAAGACAATTCCAATCAACACTAAAAACTTTACTCTCACCTGTGAGGTTGTTGGGTCCTATGACACGATCTACTGGATGAAAGACAACATGAAGCTCAACACGAACACCTCCTCTAATGGCCCATCCATGTCCTACCAGATTGAAAACAACACACTGCTCTTCACCCCAGTGACACTGAACAGTGAAGGGGCATATCAGTGTGTTGCTACCAATAAGGCTGGTTATCGCGTGAGCCTCCAGTACAATCTGTTGGTGAACT ATGGGCCACTAAATGTGACTATTTCCTCTGCAAGTGTGTCCATGGCAATGACCCTGATATGCACAGCTGATTCTCGGCCAGTATGTGACTTCTACTGGTTCTTCAACAATCTGTCAACACCTCTACAGAAGGGACCTATGATTGTATTCCCTAAAACCACACCAAATATGGGGACGTACATATGCCAGGCACAGAACCCCTTGACTAATGAAACAATGTACAAAAATTTTACTGTCACAG
- the LOC109194215 gene encoding carcinoembryonic antigen-related cell adhesion molecule 20, with amino-acid sequence MAVLLLIVICATFTGFIGGNDVDSPDEPAMAGHTSVNINESVSNILITSSKTDLVEFNSSVTLVCSASGSPTSVLWLNGSSSVTANDRVHFTDGGSNLTIINVTRFDQGPFRCLVSNLLSNGTSDPLKLSISYGPENIKLRVNPSKEYYKVGSDIFFSCKADSKPPARYHWLVNGALGFTGGRGFGVIDARTSQSGNYSCQAFNSRTLRYETSQPLSITIVAIDSVESSECLISGIVIACCVIVAAAVGGGYYIYKRNRRHLNQSTHTETTTATAAEGQDNPASSSQELNFTNVRFIPNKNTHSDSAHYASSPPSYDEVMQEVNRFK; translated from the exons ATGGCTGTGTTACTGTTGATTGTCATCTGTGCGACTTTTACAG GTTTTATAGGGGGAAATGATGTGGACTCACCAGATGAACCAGCTATGGCAGGACATACAAGTGTGAACATAAACG agTCAGTCTCAAATATATTGATAACCAGCAGCAAGACAGACTTGGTTGAGTTCAACAGTTCTGTCACTCTTGTCTGCTCTGCCTCTGGATCTCCCACCTCTGTTCTCTGGTTGAACGGCAGCTCTTCGGTTACAGCAAATGACAGAGTTCACTTCACTGATGGAGGCTCCAATCTGACTATAATCAATGTGACCCGGTTTGACCAAGGGCCGTTCAGATGTCTTGTGTCCAATCTTCTCAGTAATGGCACCAGTGATCCACTGAAGCTCTCTATCAGCT ATGGTCCTGAAAATATAAAATTGAGAGTAAATCCATCAAAGGAATATTATAAAGTAGGGTCAGACATCTTCTTCAGTTGCAAGGCTGATTCCAAACCTCCTGCAAGGTATCACTGGCTTGTGAATGGAGCTCTGGGGTTTACAGGTGGAAGAGGTTTTGGTGTGATCGATGCTCGCACGAGTCAGAgtggaaactacagctgtcagGCCTTTAACAGCAGAACTCTGAGATATGAAACATCTCAGCCTTTATCCATCACTATAGTGGCTATAGACTCAGTGG AATCATCAGAATGTCTCATCAGTGGAATAGTAATCGCATGTTGTGTCATCGTTGCTGCAGCTGTTGGTGGCGGCTACTACATCTATAAGAGAAA CAGAAGACATCTGAACCagtccacacacacagaaactacCACTGCAACAG cagctgAAGGTCAGGATAATCCAGCTTCCTCCAGTCAG GAGCTGAACTTTACAAATGTGAGGTTTATCccaaacaaaaatacacataGTGACTCTGCACATTATGCATCCTCCCCTCCTTCCTATGATGAAGTCATGCAGGAAGTGAATAGATTCAAATAG